From Malus sylvestris chromosome 1, drMalSylv7.2, whole genome shotgun sequence:
atttttttttagctgtaaacaaaaaaaaaaactttaacgaaaaactctcggtactgttcattttaacaaaaaaccatattttaatactaaaaaatcaattctaataaaactcaaagttttgaaacaaaaataaacatcatgcttacaaaacagagaaaaataaaattacgtAGAAAACCTGGAGTCAAGAGTCTTTAAACCGCAACCGCAGCTCACGGCGTTGAAAATAAGATTCCGTCGTCGCTTGTCCGAGACTGCAAGTACCCAACTGCCACCTGGGCCCCCACCATGCCCTAATCAAACCCTCTGGCTTTTTTCCACGAATTGTTTTCCATTTTCCGGCAATCTTCCTCGTAACTTCCATTTTTCCCTTTCGATTTCAGCTGTCCCTGTCTTTGACTGGTTAAACCAAGCAGGAGATGTGTCGCCAGCTCGGACGGGGCCCCGCCGGATCATCCCACACGTGTGCCAATAGTTCATAGGATCATTGTACTGTGTGCTGTTCCTTCTCTGTGCGGGGATTGGTGACGTGAGGAAATGAGGCTACTCTATGGTTGGGAAATAGAGTGTTAATGATATTTCAACCATATTCGTAGGCACTTGTTTATTGATTCCATCGTTTGCTGACTCATCTGaaagtgattttaaaatgattgaaatcgtttttagtgaaaatattttaaaaatcaaTACTTGTTAAACATCCAAgtgaattataaaaaaaaaacattttaagtgCTTCATGTAATAAGGTACTTCTTCCAAAAATACTTCAAATGCTTTTGGAATCCAAAGtcaatttcatcaaaagcgTTTTCAGTTAGTTTAAAGCACATCCAAATAAGACTTATATTTGGTATTATTTGTTGCGAGAATTGTCTTAGTTAGACGATTATACTGAATATTTTATAATGCATCGTTATTTTGTTCATTATAAGTATGAGTTATATAATTTTATGGGTTTAGCTGTGATTAAACAGTATAAATTTACTCTTCTTAGGCACCAATCCATTCCGTTTTCTTGAGCAAATGTACAAAATtgtatcaaatttttttttctagtaaTTAATATGGAATAAAAACTACAAAAATAACATCTCTATGGGGCTAAGCTGACTATTGTTTGATTACGGTGAGAGTCATCTCATGCTGAAAAAGAAAGCATTGTATTAGTTGTTTAAATAATTTCGAGCCCTTCTCTGCCAATTAATTTTAGGCTGAATACTCTCATTTTAGTAGAGTTTTAAAACGAAATTTGCTATTTTGAGCTAATCACATGTACTGGTTTTTCCATTTTGCCAATGAACAACTATCAGCTGCGTACAAGACGATAAATGTCATTAGGCGATACTAATAGTTGATGCTCGACTGTTCTTTCATCACATCTTAGTATATACTTTTAACTAAGTCATTGATGTGACTCATAAACTTGCTCGTACTTTATATATTCTATTTAAGCATAAAttagagaattttttttctttccatattTTGTTGCCCACAGATCAATCAAGTGGTAGTGAAGTAGATGGAAAGAGGCAAAACCAATTGCCCAAAAGGTTTTTGTTTCATAGCACAAAAGGGGCACCTATATTttcttaggaaaactaatgaaaatggcttgaaaactttgagttttaatgataaggacaaaataaagggtaaagtgaatagtaccaggattgactttttagtgtaaaaatgtggtttttggttaaagtgaacagtaccgggtgcttttcgttaaagttctctattTTTCTTTCCCTCTCAAACGCACATGCGGAAACGCATTAACGCAGTGTCGTTTTGCATACACCATCGTCCACGTCTTTCCCACGCATCGGGTCCATCGGCTGCCACGCAGTTCCATCGTGTGTCCAGAAACACGCGTGGGCCCCCACCGTCCCTCTCATCGCCACGTGGTACCAACGTCTTTTGGGTATTATTGTCAACACAGACCCACCGCCACCGACGACCACCAACTTGCTGCTGAGAGCAACGACACGTCCAACGCCTTCGTGGTGGGACCCATCCACAACGTGGCCATGTCATCTCCTACTCGGACACAAGTGTCGTCACGCGCATCCCCGCGAAACTCCCACCGTACGTGTCCGCCTTGGATCCCCTGGCCCCCACTACTTCCCCACTCttttttattataatattaatttaacgttttaattttaaaattaaacttaTTCTGCAGTTACAAGCCGAGACTGTTATTTTATTAAACCCGCCACCACAGCATATTGTTAGGATTCAATTGGctgaaattaagaaaaataatacattTTAAAGTGGTTTAAGGTCTCTAAGCTCTATTTACTTTAAAAGTCAACTTTTGTAATAGTGTTATTTGACGTTATGTATCAATGATATAATATAACGttgtaataattatatataaaaagctATATTCTTAACAATTCGTATCAAAACCTAATTACATTACTCAACTTAAACTCACATTGCAAAAATGCAATCTATAAGCTAAACTGATTAATATTGTATATCAAATTTATTATCGACTCGGTGAATAATGATAGACGAGATAAACCACTTTTAAGGAAGAAAACGACTAGCAAACTAATTTCTAGAAAACGACTGGCAAACTAATTTCTACACCCCTAATATTTTTCGCCTTACACGCGCATACGCATTTTTAGCCTTCAAATTAAAAggataaaaaccaaattaaaaacaaaacaactaaaagtgtgcaaaaaaagaaaagaaagaaactcAATATTCAAGTAGAGTGAGTTTAGGGTTTAAGTCTTGAATTGGCTGAGTCGTTAAGGATCGTTCTCTTCGTTAGACCAAAGCTTAGGTTTGAGTCCCCGTTAGCAATTTTTCTTGTGTCCgttttgtaaaaataaaaaaaattaggtaaGACCCTGTCCTCAAAGAGGCTCGTGGTATGCAGCCTTAAATGGGGTAGCTCCTCCTGCTGAaccttttgttaaaaaaaaaaaaaaaaaaaaaaaaaagatgttagGTATATTAGAAGCTTGATAAAATTATTAGAACCAATTAATCTAGAAGACTAGAAAGCTGCGCGTACACGCGCGAAACCCCGGTGGCTTTCGTGTCTTTTTCTTCGGGGAAAGGGCGTTGCCGGGTTGGATTGTGGAGCACGTTTCTCGTGGAAATCCGAAACTTTCTATAAATGTGGAAGCTCTAAAATTGAggcccttctttcttctctctctcctccctctctctctctctctctctctctagttcgCTCATTTGCCGTTTCGTCGATTCCGATTTTATacgtttctttctttttcgccCCTTTTGTTCTAATTGGCCGTTTCCTTCGCGATTCTCCGCCATAATTTTTTCCCCTATTATTTTCGATTTCCTGCGCAGCCTGTTGCTTGCGGATTAAGGTGAATGTTTAAAGCCTCTCCCTTTTCTAAGTCTTCTGTTTGGCCGCCGAGAAAATAAGTCGGTTGTTTGAAGCGGCTGCTGCCGAAGAATGTTCCTTTCCTTTTCGTTTTCCCCTTTTGTTTTCCTCTGTTTTCCTGGCTGCCAAACAGAGCATTTCGGATTTTTCCATCCGCctcactgttttttttttttttttttttttttttttaatccgcTGCTGATTTTTCGATAGTTTGGTTTTGAAGGTTTCCTGAATCCGTCCCTGCATTTCGAAGACCGCTGGCGTTTCGGATCGAAGTTTCCTCAACCTGGTACGTCGTCGTTTCgtcttcttctttctgttttGCACGTAATGCTATTCGAAAATTCGAATTTCTGAGTGTATTTTTTGTTGCCTGGTAAGAAAAATGTAAACTTTTTAGCACTAAACAGGTGATTAATTAAGAAAGTTTTGATCTTTGTCACCAATGAGAATTGGGTTCTGTTATTAATTAAGATTTATGAATATTAAATTGATTTAATTATGGTTGTTTACtttcctaattaattttttttttccaaccgcAAAAACTGATCATGTCAACATCGTCTCCCATTGGGCTGTTTTCGGCTGAGCTCATGTGATACTGTTATTTTGTTTCCATCCTTTGATTTTTCACCCCAATTtgttaaatttattttctttgcttcGATGCAAATGCTTGGTCAAATGTCGAACCATGTCGCAGTCGCGTAGACTATTCAAAACCAAGAGTGGAAAactaaaaagagaagaaaagtcTTAATCATTGAAGTCATTTATGCAAAATCTTGACCATAGACTTCGAGTCTACTCTTGGGTTTGTCTCGGTCGTACTTTCGAGAATGGCCCAAGTGGCGAGTAGCTCACGTGGTTAAAAGTATTTACCCGAATCGGGTTTTCAAATCCCCCTCCTCTCAAAAGTAGGATTGAGAAGTATATAGGCCTTTCcaacttgttttctttttttaggtGGTGTTGTTGGTTGTCACGCATTTTCTCACATCCAAATCTGTCGATTTCATATGTTTTTAAGATTCCGTGTTTGTGTGTAGGGCCTCTTTTTTGCGGTTGtgtgtgattcatttgatgTGTTTTTGTCGCCCGGTGTGTGGGACATAGGAGTTGTTAATGGTATGCAACTACCAGTCACATGTTTTCGGTTGAGCTGTATGTCCAAACATTTTCATATCTTCTCTTGCAGTATTCGTAGCCTGAGAATCTGTAATGTTTTTGCATTCCTCTGTGTTTCGTGTAGAATAATGTACGTTTTGGCACAGTCGATCGTGTACTGATTTAATTCTCAAAGTTCACACACCATATGGTTATTCTGCAGAGTTTAGAGGAATGTTGTATTTGTGTAAATTTGTATAAGTAGGTTGGCAACCCTTGAGGTTCTAGTTTTCCCCCTTTAGCTATGGGCTGTGTATTCTCTCCAGCGTGCTTCGATTTTGGAAGCTGAGAAATTGGACTGAACATGTTGCTACTACTTTTGAAGGAAATGGCATAATCAAGAGCTAACGGATAATTGTtctatgcatatatataatttgacATGTCCTTGTGTTTCATGAAATTCGCGTAAAATATTGCGTGATATTGTGCTTCCGATATTCACAGCTCCCTCCTCTTAGGAATAGTCAGTAATCTCCGAAAAAGAGAAGGCTAATGGAATTTTCTTTTGTCTGACTCGTGTGTTTAACGGTTATTTAAGATGCACATATTTTTGTTCAGTTCTAATGATTGTTCACTTGTTCATTAGATATAAGGAGCCATGTACTTGAGGGATTGATTGTTAACTAGCAGTTACAAGACACTGAAATGGTTGTTTTTCGTTGATTACAGGGTCATCTGAAGAAGTTGTAATAGATTTATACACTTGTTTATTGTGATAACGTTACTTCATACGACGTGCTACAAATCTGGATCCAATGGACCTGAAATCAAATCATGCTTCTCCTGTTCTTGCTGACCCTGCGCCCTTGAGCAAGTCAAGACTTGGTGGAGTCCATACCAGCCTGTTACCATATGCACCTCCAGGAGCAGCTTTCCCGGCAGGTTTATTCCTAACAATCCCTAGGTGGAAGACTGGATTACTTGATGATGTTCGCTCTAGCTCTTGGCTCGATGCCATGAAATCTTCATCGCCTCCTCACAGAAAGATAACGAAGGGTGTTAACAATGAGTCCGGGGCGACAGATGCTGATATTGCTTACCACTCATGGATGGTAATAATAAATCCTTAATGTGTTTTTACCTCCAACAGGCTTTGAATCTAAGTTATTTATGCAGTACTTAACATCTTTCTGTCTAATTCTTGCAGATCAAGTATCCATCAGCGCTTACATCTTTTGAGCAAATCTCTAATCATGCCAAAGGCAAGAGAATAGCACTGTTTCTTGATTATGACGGGACTCTTTCACCGATTGTGGATAACCCTGACTGTGCCTTTATGTCTGATGCCGTAAGAATATCTTGATACTTGTATATTTTACATGCCAAACTTAAAACGCTCTGCTTGCTCATCAAAAATGTTTTAATCCTTTTAGATGCGTGCAGCCGTAAAAAGGGTAGCAAAACATTTCCCAACAGCAATTATTAGTGGAAGAAGCCATGACAAGGTAATTGCTAGGCGGGGCCTTAAATATTAGCATGACATACTCTTCAGTAATCATCTGTTTGTTTAACCATATTTTCTCGTGCTTGCTGATTTTGATTGTTCCATATCCTAATCTATCAGGTATACGAATTTGTAAAACTAAATGAACTCTATTACGCCGGTAGTCATGGAATGGACATAATGGCCCCTGTTATACAATCTATAAACGATGACCAGAGAAACTGTTTTAAGTCAACTGACAAAAAGGTAATTGGCTACAAGCTCTCTCCTCGTGCGAAAAAAATACGTGTATGTATTGGGGTTTTGTTTCTAAACATCTTTTGGTTTCTGGTGAATTCAGGGTAAGGCGGTTAACTTGTTCCAGCCTGCAGCTGAATTTTTACCTATGATTAGAGAGGTTTGTAAATTTCTTATCTGCAATCGTGTTCATCAACAATAAATAAGATGTTCCTATCTATTCTGTTACGAATGACAATATAGTGTTGTAGTGTTCTGATTTTTTATGCTCAACCAGGTATTTAAATTGCTTGTTGAAAGTACGAAAGACATCCAAGGAGCTAAAGTTGAGGACAATAAGTTCTGTGTCTCTGTACATTACCGCAACGTAGATGAGAAGGTAGTCTCTTCTTAGAGTAGTAAATTTGATTAACTACAAGTTTaagactaattttttttccggCAGAGGAAACTAAACTAGGAGAGGCTGGAAGGAGCCTCTCTTTTGTTAtgcatttaatttttcttttgcgtTTACTAATTATACACTCCGGCTTCAGAGTTGGCCTGCTGTTGCGCAATGTGTCCACGAAATTCTTAAAGACTACCCACGTTTGCGCTTGACTCACGGGCGAAAGGTACTTTTGAAAGCCTAAATGCAAGCTGATCTACCGTAATGTACTTTTGAAAGCCTAAATGC
This genomic window contains:
- the LOC126629155 gene encoding trehalose-phosphate phosphatase A-like, encoding MDLKSNHASPVLADPAPLSKSRLGGVHTSLLPYAPPGAAFPAGLFLTIPRWKTGLLDDVRSSSWLDAMKSSSPPHRKITKGVNNESGATDADIAYHSWMIKYPSALTSFEQISNHAKGKRIALFLDYDGTLSPIVDNPDCAFMSDAMRAAVKRVAKHFPTAIISGRSHDKVYEFVKLNELYYAGSHGMDIMAPVIQSINDDQRNCFKSTDKKGKAVNLFQPAAEFLPMIREVFKLLVESTKDIQGAKVEDNKFCVSVHYRNVDEKSWPAVAQCVHEILKDYPRLRLTHGRKVLEVRPTINWDKGKAVMFLLESLGLSNCEDVLPIYIGDDRTDEDAFKVLREGNRGYGILVSSVPKDSNAFYSLREPLEVMEFLKSLVLWRKSSAL